GAGGATTTCTACATTCCTGATTGTGAGAGGTGCCAAGGAGTTCTCAAACCTGACGTAAGTGTTTTTTCTACATATGAGACGCACTAGTCTGTATGAACTTGGAGCAGCctctcttttctctttctttatgtttttttttctaCTGGAGCTTAAACTAGGTATACCCTCACTGTCTACAAGTTGTGATCACCCTCCTACTAAAAAAGGTTAAACATATAACTAAAACCAATTAAGTGTGAATCCAGAATTTAGATGTAGGTTCTATGTTGATAGAACGAGTTCTGAAGCACTGAGTTTTGTTGAACTTATGAACCTATTGCTAAATACGACACTGATTAGGCGAATGTAGCATTTCAGCAAATTGCATAAGATGAAAACCTCCCTTGTTATTACGAATATGTTAGAAGAATATTCTGGAATTGAACAACGAGCCTTGCACCATGGAGAACAAGAACAGCCTATAGGTAGAGATTTCAAAATTCTAAGAAGTGCCAATAATTATACACACAATACCATAGGAAAGAAGTTCAAATAATAATGGTTTTCCCATTCTTACATTGGAAAAATCTCAATAGGAAAAAGTCAAGTAATTAGTCTGCTGATTTAAAATGAAACTCATATGTATAGAAAGGAGATATCCCCACAACTGCCAAAAGTTGATTTTTGAAAAACTTTAGTTGTCACTTTATACATCATCTACGGTGCTTCAGTTGCTGAACATCAGTGAATGTACTTCATTTCTCCATAAGTGAGATGGAAGTCCCAGAAGCAGCTCAATATAACTGGAGAGAGGTATTGTTTGGACAGAAGCCCAATGTGCATTTAAGCAACTGCTTATGGAATTGATATACCATTGCCCCTTCCTCGGCGACCTCTGAACATCCTCTCCATATTACAACTTGCTCATAATATAACTAAATATTATAGCAACATTTAAAAGGTTAATCTCTTGCATTGACAGTCTACTATGTAAAAACTTCCCTACCAACTTTATGGTTCAGCCAGTTTCAAGGCGCCATCTTTAAGGATATAATTCGATGGTATCTTCCCACTGTATGTTAAAAATATGAGCAGAATGGCAGGGATCAGAAATATAAATAGAGAGATTATTTGGTTGACAATAAATCAGAGGCCCGTGAAGGAGAGACAAATACAAATGTATGAGAGAGCAGAAGCAAATTATCATTGTTTTCAGGTCTGACCAGATTATATATGTCAATGCAGATGCATAAGATGAATGTTAGATAATACGATTCCCCTGTTTTATGTCACGGTTCCTATTGGTTAATATAAACATATATACTACAACTTCAAGATACTGTAAAGCATACATGAATAATCCCTGAAGCTACTTCAAGAGGTTATCTTGAACTATCACAAAATAATTGATGTTAAGTAGTACCAGTGTTAGTCCGGCTTATAACATATATCAATTCTTGCTCCATGCTGATTATAGCTCTGCATGTTAGAAGGTAGGTTTGATCTTGCAGTTCACACCTAGGAAACTTCAAACTCAATTGCGCTTTAGGATACCAGAATGCTAAAAGTTCCTTGTTATTTTTAATAGTTTGTTTAAAGTTTCTGCTACTTATTACGATATCTAGTCAATGGAATAGTTAACTTCTAAAAGTGCattaagaaaaggaagaaaaacaCCAATCCACCTTTGCCTAGCAATTTTATAAATGgttatttgattaattaattttcCACTAAATTTATGGCTGTACCGGTAGTAGTATATTGGTATTGTCATTGATCTGGTATAATTGCAGGTTGTCTTCTTTGGGGATAATGTCCCTAAAGCTAGAGCTGATGCTGCCATGGAAGCTGCAAAGGGATGTGATGCCTTCCTTGTACTTGGTTCATCTATGATGACCATGTCTGCTTTCCGGCTTATCAAGTAAGAAATGCATTGGTTCATTCTTCCATTCTTTTAAAAGAAGCTCTAGTCTACTTGGAAAGTTTTACCTTGTTTGCTCATTGGTTCTTGTCTAAGTGCGTCATTCATGAATTGGTCCCATAAGAAATGCATTGGTTCATTCTTACATTCTTTTAAAGAAAGCTCTGGTGTACTTGAAAAGTTTTACCTTGTTTGCTCATTTGGTTCTTGTCTAAGTGCGTAATTCATGAATTGGTCCCAGAGCAAGCATAAGTTTTCGACTGGGATTGCGGTGCGTAACCTGAGGGTCCCATTTGTGAGAGTGGACCTTTCTGGTTTATTTTCTTTTGTCCTTTTCAAAAGGATTTCTGATGGTTTAGGAAACTTAACATCTTTTCTCTCTTAGCATAAAACTGTTTGATTTTCAGCATCATGACATCCATCTTTCTGTTGGTGTTTTTTTTTCACTTCCCCCTGTTTTGGGTAACTTATATCAACACCAGGAGAATAATCCATTAAATTGCTTTGCACAGAGCTGCGCACGAGGCAGGCGCTGCGACTGCAATTGTAAATATTGGGGTGACACGAGCTGACGATCTTGTACCTTTGAAAATTAATGCTCGAGTTGGAGAGGTTAGTTTTTGTATAGCAAGAGAAAAACAAGATGGGGAACTCGAACTTCCAAATACCATACTGTGGGAATTACACTAGTCTGATATACAAAATACTATATCTAAATATCGCCAAGAAAGTAAAAAAGggaaaatgagctaagtgaatTCCCCCAATATGGAATATAGGAAGTTCTAGTTTTCTCTTTAGCCATCCTCGCATTTATTTTTGCAATGCAACGCCAATGGAACTGTAGCTTTTACAATTATTATGGTGTGCGGTGCAGATACTTCCAAGATTGCTTAATGTTGGATCCTTGAGTATCCCTGCTCTCTAGTTCCAGATACAGAACTGTGTTATTAGTATCCAATTCTTGCTCATCAGTTGCTGCAACGGATTGTTCACTTGGCTGGGACATGCAAGCTTACTGCATTTAACGTGTTGCGCAATCACTACCACCTTGATTTTGTTGTAGCTCTTAAAAATGAACTGCTCAAATACCCCCACACACTCGATCGATTGGCACCTTTACGTGTAGACATATCTGTATTTCAACACAGTTCGACTATTTAGAAATGGATATTGGGCTTTCCTTATTAGTGAATTGAAGCTGAAAGTCGAGCACAAACGATATTGCTTGGAATTAGCAAATCTTTAAAGGTTTCTGCTTGTATAGTTAGGATTCTATATGAACCAAGTTGAATACCGATTTCTTTTATAAGATCAACTCATAGATCTTTCGCCAAGCTTTGGAATATTGAAAACAATATCTTTTAACCCAAAATTATGATTCCTGTTGAAGTAGTTTTCTGCTTTTGGGTAAAAAGCTACAGAGAAGAAAAACAAGAGAATTAATTTTTGCATGACGTAATTTTATTTACTAAACTACTATTCCTTTTGAAGATCAAAAGGAAATTTAACCATTAAATCACTGAGTCCTCATCTATTCCTTCACCATATTTTTTCTCCATTATTCTAAAGTTCATACTGTGGAATTGTCTAATCTTATGATGGTCCCTTGCACTTTTAAGGTTTCTGCTTCTATAAGCTTTTATGTGGACGAAGTCGAATGTCAAATTACCGTTTCTGTgtgtatttttttaattatttggtAATCGAAATCAACTAGCTCAATTAATTCAGGCAGCCATGTAGGACTCATTATGGTGAAAATAGTACCGTTTAGTAAGTTTTTGGACtgttaattgaaaaatagtccgcgtttgtaaagtcattaaaaaataactACTATTTTATtgaaacacggaaagttccagcgtAATATGCGAGAGTATGGAGCTCCTGCGtataaactttcagcatattatgttggaactctatCACAtggaaagtttcagcataatatgctggattatggagcttATGCGTATAAACTTTCAACAGATTATATAGGAATTCCAACATATTATGAAATTCCAGCACATTATgctcagaggcggatccaggatttaaatcctGTAGGttcaacttttaaatttttttagcattgaacccattatattttaaagttatgggttcatctcAACtaatttttgcaattttaataaatttttacatataaatttttactccgcatcaaaagttatgggttcaattgaacccgcagAGTATACGCTAGGTCCGCCCCTGATTATGCTAGAATTTCATATGTAAAAAAATTCGAATTTCATcatattatgctgaaatttttccggattatcaagcatgtttttattcagattttatctttacataaacaaaataactaaattcgattacttttgaaatagTGTTATTTTTATTTACCAATTGTAAATCAGGTATTTctgatttatttttgttttcccTCGTTATGATACCAGATTTAGAACTCGAAatatctttttttatttatttttttataaacaTATTACCCAAACCATTTTAGCAATAAGAAGCTTCGAGGGGTGGGGTCCACAAACATAATCTCATGGAGCACGTAATAATGTGGTCAACACTTCACATCATCTGAGCTGTCTTATGAAAATGGAAAAATTCAGcagtttttagtttttttattttattttaaatttcttgcTTGGTGGCCTAAAGTGCTTTAATTTCTAGTCAAAGGGTTATTAGCCTTTTGAATTCATTGTCCTTTGCCAGGTTTTAGCACCTGCTTGTCCTTTTTTAGATTTGACCAATTTCATTTAATTTTATTGGTTGTTAAATTTGCTTTTTCTGGGTTTGTTTTATCTagagaaaatcagaaaatcaATTCTCATGGTACTTCATCTGTTCCATTTTAGGTactaatattttttttcatttttaatatattttaaaaaatattatatatttttataatgagAAATAATTTcaagtttaaattttttatttttttcattagtGACATGAATGTATAGCCAACGAAATGTCGTAGCATTTCTAAAATCACTagtatcaattttttttttaaactttataCCTATTCAAATAACTTGACATAAATACGAATATTTGTGGAGTCTGTCTTGAAACTGTTAATCATCTATTTTTCCCTTGTGTGTTCTCTCAGAGTAAGTGGTAAAGTTGTTGTCGTGTGACCTGAAGGTCACGGCTTCAAGCCATGAAAATAGCTTCTTCCAAAAATACAGAGTAaagttgcgtacaatagaccagTGGCGGAGTCAGGATTTTCattaaggggagtcaaaatataagaaataaattcaccaagaagtcaaggggtgtcattgtatagtatatatacatattttaaaaaaaattaccgAGCTAAACAGTGTAATTTTCTAACGAAAGGGTGTCGGTTGACACCCCGTGGGTGCATGTGGCTTCGCCgctacaatagacccttgtggtccgacgCTTCTATATTGAGAGTTTTTCAAGCTATATTTACTATCTGGCAAGAACGAAATTTGAGAGTTTTCCAAGCTAAACAGAGATGTCCTGAAATACTCGTACTTTTGATAATTCAAGAAGCAGTGTTTAGAGGAAGTTTGAAGCCAAAATTAACTAGTCTTGGGCTaagaatttcaaatttttatcctTATAATGTCTTGGGTGTATAGTTGATAAGGAGTTGTAGTTTGAATATCTGCTACTACTTGGGACTATATCCAAGTTTAGTTGGCTATAGCTTGTACATATTTTGCAATTGATAAATAATATTTTGTAATTACCAAAAAAAGAATAGGGAGAAagtaaaaaaaagaacaaaaataaaaacagaTCACACTTAAGGGTCGTTAGGTATGATGGATAAGTAGAAATAATTATGGATTAAAAATTTATTACCATCTTATCTCTTGATTTAGTTACTAATCCCAGGATAAACtatctcataattaaaaatagtACCGGGATAACTATACCTGTAAGATGCTGGAATAGTAATCCCATAATAAGTTATCCTAAGATAAAACGATAAAATTAACAATACTAGaattaatacaacataccaaacaatcaataaaaataatactCCTAATACTTAACTAATCTCAACATAATTAATCTCAATATAATTAATTccaatataattaatttttgtataaCTTCTTTAAACCCAACGAACTCTTAGTACTCGAGTTTTACGTAAGTCATGGTGTAATAAGAAGATAGTAGAATGAAACTAGTTAAAGTTTTGACCCATGAGCAAACTAGTTTAATATTCTTCTAATATCCTTTGACTGTATTGAGGTGGGCAGCGCACGAGTGGTCTCGTTTGTCCTTTTCAGACAGATATAATAATGAccaagttcattttattttactgGTTGTTGAATTTGCTTTTTTATGGGTAGGGTATATTTGGTGACTGGCTTTAGTTTTATCTAGAGATGTCAATATTTGTGCTTTGGAGGTATTGGCTTGTACTCACATTTTGCAGGAGCTGTATATATACAACAATTGTTATTACAGATTTTGCTTCATTTCATGTGGCACCTATTCTCTTTAATTAATCTATTTATTCTTACCATTTTGCTCTTAATGATGTAATTTTTATATACAAAAATGTCACTGTATTTTAATTAGActatatattttgaatttttttctttcttaaactatGTATTCACTGTTTAAACACATGAATTGGAGGTAAAGATTACAACAGATCATACGTGATTCGAATACGTGAGAAATCATGgcatattaaggagatagtacatGCATTAGAGTAAGAAAATAAGAAGAGTTCAGACGCATGGAACAAGGGAGGATCCAATACAATAGTATCGAgttcaattgaactcataactttcaACGCAGAGTATGAATTTATATGTAAAACTAAATTAAAATTACAACAAATAATACATATGAACTcgtaactttaaaaatataatagttattaaggagatagtacatgcattagaataagaaataagAAGAGCTCGGACGCATGAAACAAGGGGGGATCCAATACAATAGTATCAGGTTCAATTGAACTCGTAACTTTTAACGCGGAGCATTAATTTATATGTAAAATTAGATTAAAATGATAACAAATAATatatatgaactcataactttaaaaatataatagtttaatactaaaaatattaaaaattaaatattagtTTAAATTCTAAATGTGTGTCCGCATAAAATATTAGAAATGAGTAAAAGTTTTGAGTAAAAAGAAACTAGTTAAGATTCTGAGCCATGAACGAGCAAAGTTAATTAATTATCCTAAGAATATCCTTTTCACTGTATTGATGGTGGGCGCAACACACGAGTGAGTCTCGTTTGTCGTTACTCTACCAGTATACTCCAGCTGCCGTTGAATCCTGCTTTTTCTTTATTACAGTATTATTATATTACTTTTGTTTTAACAGCCgacctttttctttctcttttttcacCTTTAACAGCCGACTATTGACACGAGAGAATTTTTCACCTTTAACAGCCGACTATTGACGCGAGAGAATAGACTGATTCAGAATTTAAGGTTTATGTTCAATCTGTAAggcaataaattttaaatttattatattttaaagttatgcatctatatttataatttattataaattttattaaatttttatatataaattatattttacgTTATAAGTATCTGGTTAAAATGAATATGATACTGCAAAGCTTCATCAGTCCTTGTGGGTaggatcagtgttttaaaaggcgtttttggGGTGATTCGTAGGGTGAGAAATACCAAAAATGCCATGAGGGGATGATgtgggcgaaagtctcaagaggcgtacgacCAACAATTCGGGGCGTTTGAAGCGCGTTTTTTAGTGAGGCATAAGCCCcaaagactttttcaaattaaaataaaatttgttgaataagtatttcatataatacccaaattctcaaaagtcagcttggtaattactcaaaagctttaaaaaggaactaaaatatattaaatttaaaagttaagacctttttattgattgaagccctaatttatggtcttttccaattttttatcttgtccgttAGTCTGCTGATATCTCttaaaagcaacgaatattcaattttttttacaaatacaaagagaactacattctccttcatagaagcaagttcaaagttcaaattacaGGTTAGTTattctttttgttcctccatgtagaaaattTTATTCTCTTCGACTCAAGTTACTCGTGCTtctaagtaacgtataatagattgttatgactagttttttgtggggatgaagtatatatatatttcacatatttatagttttattCATTTTTTATGAAATTTTACCAGTTTATAAAtttttactgtaattatattattttataaaatattaaaaattaaatacatatgGGGCGTACGCCCGGAGCTTACGCCTtgttgaggcatatgtaaaacgtttCGCCTTACACCcacaccttttaaaacactgggtAAGATCCCTTCATCTGTAAAAAAAGAATTCAAGTTCAAGCATATAATTTTTTTGATAAAATACTCCTTTTAACCGGATCCAAAGCACATCTGAACACGATAAATACTTATTCATACTAGATGCTTACAATAAATCGTATTAACTTACAATAGTTaagtaatttaataaaataataatgcatACTAATTAACGATAATTAAGTGGTAGAATTTTTTGTGCAAACACATGATATGTATTTATTGATTTAGTATAAATATATAACTACCATGATTTGTGTAAACACATGatcgaggatgtcacacaccgtattggagtggggtggatgaagtggaggttagcatgcggagtcttgtgtgataagagagtgtcattgatactcaaaggtaagttttacaaaGCGGTGGTTAGATCGACCATGAtatatggggttgagtgttggcctgttaagagctcacatatccagaagatgaaagtagcagaaatgaggatgttgagatggatgtgcggacacactaggatggataagattatgaatgaagatattcgggagaaggtgggtgctgctcccattgatgacaagatgcgggaagcgagacttagatgTTTCGGACACGTacaaaggagaagcccagatacTCCGGTAAGGAGGTTTGAGCGGATGGctttggagggcacgagaagaggtagagaacggccagtattggggagaggtgataaGGCATGACATGGCGAGGCTACAGATTTCTGAGGACATGGCTTTTgataggaagtttgtggaggtcgagtattagggttgtaggttaggaggtagttgagtctctCTTAATTCGTACATTtgtgaggctagtctgatagGGTTTTGTCGATGTCAGCTAGTGGctatgttgtgtcttactactctttTGTTTACCATAGTACCGGGTCTATGTATTGTCTATCGCGTTTGCTTTGCATCTACTTCCTCATTTTCATGATGTTATTATTCCTATGGTTTCGattggtgatactaatattgtctcttttcgtttTCTTGAGCTGGAGGTCTTTCAAAAATAGCATCTCTACTCTCTCGGGATAGGAGTAAAATCTGCGTACATATTAACTTTGtcataccccactagtgagattttactggatcgttgttgttgttatatatatTACCATAAatacttgaaagggagagaatcCGTCCATAGAGGGTGACGAGAGCAGTGACAAAAACATAGTGTCACGTGGGGGACAATGTTCCACGTTACATCTTATTATTGGACAGCGCTCTTTCTTCTTGGTCTATGGCTGCGGTCAGCCTATAACCCAAAACCCCACACCCCCACTAGACGACTCTTGCTCACCAAGCAACTTTCTGAAAAGTACTTCTTATCCCCACTCCCTACGACTTTAATAATTGTGTAGAGTAACACTGAAAGGTTAGTATTTGATTTTTCGTCACAAAAATAACCGAGATATTTAATTAATGTTTGGATATAGATTTGATTAAAAtttaaagaagaaaagaaatttGCGATGCAAAACatcatttaaaagttaaaattatatttgtacatgtatttcacttagttttttttaaaattttatgagtaaaaaacttcaaaaatttgaaaaactagtATAGACCACTTTTTGAAACTATTCATCTTCATAAACGGCCCAAAATTGGTCACTTTTTATAACCAAataatgtttttatttttttttaaaataaaaatatatggctAAACGGGAGCTTAATTTGAAATATAAAAAGTCAAAGTATTTACATATTCCAAAAGTTTTTCTCGTTTAACcaataacaacaaacccagtatattTCTACGAAAGTCAAAGTATTAACATATTCTAACAATTTCTTTAAAGAATCATTCGATGTTCGAAGCTCATTTAACCACCatcaccaccaccaccaacaaAACTAGCGTATTCCACAAATGGAATATGAGGAAGGTAGTGTAAACACAAACTTTACCCCTACCTTCaaaaggtagagagactgtttccgataaacTCTCTCGTTTAATCACAATAATTAATTTGAAATATAAAATGTCTAAGTATTTTTATCGTTAAATACTAAGTAGTTATTTTTTTAACCATACGATATTTAAAACTCACTGACGTATGCATGATTTATTTCTTTACAAACCGTAGACGAAAGTATTCTCATAGTAAATATGTTATTAGTATAAGAATTACTGCAGAATAAAATATAACTTATACATAGacttgtttctttaattctaacGAACATTAAAATTAACTTATGAAACGGCTtagatattttaaaatatatttttacttataaaataagaaacaaataaaaaatatctGTCGACATGAATATGTCCCACTCTACAGCACGTTTCAGTTTTATTATTACACATACGACCAGTTTCAATCCACCACGTGCAATTTGGTCCCCTCTTTTTTACCTATATATACACTCACACCCACAAAACCCACAAAATACTCTACGGTCAAAGCAACTAAAACAAACAAGCCATATACAGCAGTTCTCAAAAAGCAGAGAAGCAGAAATTtaagagaaaaaaggaaagggAAATCGGAGTTAAAAGGAAATTAGAAGAGTGAGATTTGAAGGAAATGATCAAAGGCGTACTCAGAAATCAGCAGCAATTGGAATTACCAGCGGGATTTAGATTCCATCCAACGGATGACGAATTAGTTCAACACTATCTCTGCCGTAAATGCGCAGGACAGCCTATCTCTGTTTCAATTATAGCTGAAATTGATCTTTACAAGTTTGATCCTTGGCAATTACCTGGTAATTTTGTCCTCTCGTTTCTCTCCTTCTTTCAAATTTTAGGTATAAAAAAATAGAACAGATTAATGAGCTTTTTAGGAAGTGGGTCAAATTTAAGGTGAAAGTTGAGAGTGATTTTGTGGTTAGAAAAATTAGTTTGATGTTTTTTACTGCAATTATTATATTGTAAGTTGAGTGACCTTCTGTATAATTTATTATGTTTTTTTGGTAACCGATTATCTCTCTTGAAGAATTTCTAGTGGTTGTGATTTGTGAATAAAATAGTTTTCTTTCAAAATTTGTTCtgcaattttaaatattttaaaggaaaattcAGTTTTTACTGAATTATATTATGGTAGATTCAATTTCATGGTAGattcactatttttttttttcgaaCTGGTATgcataaattttattaactattcataattatacacatattatttatagattatacatatattatatatcatTCGGCTATTATTTAGGTTAATTATTCTTTCCTAAACAAATTGTATTTGATAAATGCAGAGAAGGCTTTGCACGGCGAAAAggaatggtactttttctcaccAAGAGATAGAAAATATCCGAACGGTTCACGGCCGAACAGAGCGGCCGGAACCGGTTACTGGAAGGCAACCGGAGCTGATAAGCCAGTGGGAAAGCCCAAGACTTTAGGGATAAAAAAGGCGTTAGTGTTCTATGCAGGAAAAGCACCTAGAGGAATCAAAACCAATTGGATAATGCACGAATATCGACTCGCTAATGTGGACCGGTCTGCTGGCAAGAGCAATAACTTGAGGGTAAGCACTTTAGGactagaatttaaattttatagttTCGAatctaaaattttattattataatCAAAATTTTCTTATTTGTACTCATTTAGCGAACTTTTTGCAGCTTGATGATTGGGTATTGTGTCGAATATACAACAAGAAGGGCACACTAGAGAAGTATTACAATGTGGATAACAAGGAGCATTTGGGCTTCGAAGAAGTTGAGGAAGAAGAGGAAAAACCAAAAATTTTACCATTTTCACAAAGTAATGAGTTGATAGCACGACTAGCACCAACGCCGATGCCATCGCGGCCACAATCGATGCCGGGGAGTGACTACTTTCACTTCGAAACGTCTGAGTCGATGACTCGAATGCATACAACAAACTCGAGCTCTGGGTCAGAATATGTTTTGTCGTCGTGTGACAAGGAGGTCCAAAGTGCTCCCAAATGGGACGATCTCGACAAGGCCCTTGATTTCCAGCTAAATTATTTGGACAACTTCCAATATGACCCTTTCGAGGCCCAAATGCAGCTGCAAAATTGCAACACTGATCAGTTCAATTCTTTCCAAGACATGTTCGTATACATGCAGAAACCTTATTATTCCGGTGCGAATCAGAATTAGTCAAAGCTCCGAATTTCAAATTTCTCCCTTACTAATTGTAATCATTGGATTTAACTGAATGTGATCCAAGGCCCTCCTCTTAGTTCTTTCAACTTTATTCTTTGGGGTAGGTCAACTTTTTATTTTGGGGGTTGGGGGTGGGGGAGGGATGGGGGTGGTGAAATATAGAAAATGCAAGTCAAATTTGGTGGGCTATAGCTCAAGTGAGCCTTGACAAGCATAGCCAGAGGACTATATAGAGGGCTTATCACTTATGGTAGGTACATGTAAAATAAATGAAAATTTGTTAATATCAAGTTATCATTCTTCAAATCCCAGAGATTACGATTTTTGCACAAGTTTATCTCAGATTACTAAGGGCAGTATgataaaaaaaaactaattatATAGGAATATAACACATGTATTGTTATAAAGTGAACAATCAACACTTGAAATTTTATGTATGAGTTGCAATACCAAACATATGAATTTTTTTATGCGTGTATTCACATACAAAAAATTATGTGCTATTCTAATCCTCGTACTTCATATACTTTCAATTAACATAAATTAAACAAACTTTTAAAAGTTGTATGATGGATATGATCTCTTTATAATTAATCAGAAGTTTCGAATTCAAGATGAGAATAAAAAATATTAATAGACGGATCCAAATTAATTGAGACGAGAGAGTAGTATTGGAACTGaacgaaaataaaaaaaaataaaaaaaacataaattGGAATAGAGAGTTCTCATGTTGAACGGCCAAACAAATACGTAAGTTTCCACTTTCGACCCATTCTAcacatatatttattttttaaattaaactCTTTTTGTTTCGATTATGTGGA
This region of Nicotiana tomentosiformis chromosome 4, ASM39032v3, whole genome shotgun sequence genomic DNA includes:
- the LOC104109142 gene encoding protein ATAF2-like, with the translated sequence MIKGVLRNQQQLELPAGFRFHPTDDELVQHYLCRKCAGQPISVSIIAEIDLYKFDPWQLPEKALHGEKEWYFFSPRDRKYPNGSRPNRAAGTGYWKATGADKPVGKPKTLGIKKALVFYAGKAPRGIKTNWIMHEYRLANVDRSAGKSNNLRLDDWVLCRIYNKKGTLEKYYNVDNKEHLGFEEVEEEEEKPKILPFSQSNELIARLAPTPMPSRPQSMPGSDYFHFETSESMTRMHTTNSSSGSEYVLSSCDKEVQSAPKWDDLDKALDFQLNYLDNFQYDPFEAQMQLQNCNTDQFNSFQDMFVYMQKPYYSGANQN